The DNA sequence AGGTCGGCTCGCCCGCGGACGCGCGGGCGAGCCGGCCGCCTTCGTCACAGTGACCGGGGAGATGACCTGCGGTTACGGTGATCGCATGGACGACTGGACGCCCCGCACCAAGGCCATCGCCGCCGGCCGGCCGCACGGTCCCGGTGAGCCGCTGAACACGCCGCTCGTCGCCACCAGCACGTACCAGGCCGGTGGCGATTCCGTGTACGCGCGCAGTGACGGCACGCCGACCTGGCACGCGCTCGAGGAGACCATCGGGGCGCTCGAAGGCGGCTACGCGACGGCGTTCGCGTCCGGCGTCGCCACGCTGTCGGCGGTCCTGGACCTGCTGCCGGTCGGGTCGCGGGTGGTCGTCCCGACGTTCAGCTACGCCGTGACGCGCGGGGTGCTCGCCCACGCGCAGAAGCTCGGCAAACTCGCCGTCACCGAGCTCGAGCCGACCGACACCGCGGCCTGGGTCGCCGAGGCCGCGACGTCGGACCTGGTCTGGCTGGAGTCGCCGACCAACCCGACGCTCGACGTCATGGAGATCGAGGCCATCGCCGCGGCCGCGCGCGGCCGGGTCGTCGTCGACAACACCTTCGCGACGCCGTTGCAGCAGCGGCCGCTCGAACTCGGCGCCGACGTCGTCGTGCACAGCGCGACCAAGCTCATCGGCGGGCACAGTGACCTGCTGCTGGGCCTCACCGTGGCCAAGGACCCGGCCGTCGCCGACGAGCTGCGTGGCGCGCGGACCCGCGTCGGGTCGACGCCGGGCGCCCTCGAAGCCTGGCTCGCGCTGCGGGGGCTGCGGACCATGCCGGTGCGCCTGGCCGAGCAGTCCCGGACCGCCGCGCTGCTGGCCGAGCGCCTCCGCGAGCACCCCGCGGTGACGAAGGTGCGCTACCCGGGTTTCGGGATGATGGTCGCCTTCGAACTGGCCGGCGGAGAGGCCGCCGACAAGTTCTGCGCGGCCGTCCGGCTGATCCGGTCCGCGACCAGCCTCGGCGGGGTGGAAAGCCTGGTCGAGCGGCGGGCGTGGCTGCCGGGTGAGGAACGTGTGCCGGCCGGTCTGGTGCGGTTCAGCGTCGGTCTCGAAGATCCGGATGACCTTTGGCGCGATTTGTCCATCGCCCTCGCGGAGTAACACCAACGGAGGAATCCTCGATAGTCGCGGCATCGCAGTTCAATGCCGTTGGGAGTCTGACCGTGGGTAGAACGCTGCACCGGGTCGCGGGGATCGTTTCCGCGGGCGCGCTGATCACTTTCGCCGCCGCACCGGCGGCATTCGCGGAGACCGAGACGACGACCGCGCCGTCGACCACGGAGACGACCACCTCCACCTCCGAGACGACCACGACGACGGTCCCGAGCACCTCGGAGACCACGACGGCCCCGACCACCCCGGTGACGACCACCGGGACGACCTCGGCCGACCCGACCACCGACGTCACGAAGACGACCACCCCGGAGACCACGACCACGACGGCCGAGCCGCCGTCGGACGGCTACCAGGACAACACCGGCCACGGCTTCGTCGGCGTCGGCGGCGAGGGAGTCCTGGTCATCAACTGCGCCTCAGGCGCGCCCGGCAACGTGGCGACCCAGTACCTCGACGTCACCGGCGGTCCGGACCAGGACGAGTCCGACGGCCGGACCTGGAACTACTCCGTGCGCGTCAACAACCTGCCGCCGGGCACCACCACCGGCAAGTTCAGCTGGACCTGCAACGGCGTCGACGGCGAAGGTGTCGTCGACTTCGAACAGGCGCCGCCGCCGGAGACCAGCACCACGATCCCGCCGACCAGCGGCACCACGACCAGCGCGCCGGCCACGACCAGCGCGCCGTCGAGCACCGCGCCGACCACGACGTCGAGCGTGCCGAGCGCGTCGACCACCACCAGCACCACGACCGGCACTCCCGGCAACGCCGCCCCGAAGGCCCAGGTCAAGGTCGCGCCCCAGGGCGGGATCGAAACGGGCTTCGGCGGCACGGCCAGGTGACCGTCCGCCGGGCGGGCGCGGCGGTCGCCGCGTTCGCCCTCGCCCTGACGCTGGTCGGCTGCAGCTCCGCCGAGACGCCGAAGGCCGCCGCGCCGGTGCCGTCGTCGGTCCCGGTGACCGCGCCGTTCAAGGGCCTGCGGCCGACGTCGGTGAAGATCCCCAAGATCGGCGCCGAGTCCAGCCTGCTCGCGGTCGCGCTCAAGACCGACGG is a window from the Amycolatopsis sp. NBC_00355 genome containing:
- a CDS encoding trans-sulfuration enzyme family protein, whose translation is MDDWTPRTKAIAAGRPHGPGEPLNTPLVATSTYQAGGDSVYARSDGTPTWHALEETIGALEGGYATAFASGVATLSAVLDLLPVGSRVVVPTFSYAVTRGVLAHAQKLGKLAVTELEPTDTAAWVAEAATSDLVWLESPTNPTLDVMEIEAIAAAARGRVVVDNTFATPLQQRPLELGADVVVHSATKLIGGHSDLLLGLTVAKDPAVADELRGARTRVGSTPGALEAWLALRGLRTMPVRLAEQSRTAALLAERLREHPAVTKVRYPGFGMMVAFELAGGEAADKFCAAVRLIRSATSLGGVESLVERRAWLPGEERVPAGLVRFSVGLEDPDDLWRDLSIALAE